TTATTCGTGACCTTAAATGGCATGCAGCGCAGTGTAACATTGGTGTTGCAAAAATCGTTGGTAAGAGACCAGATCGTGTTTGCACGCATAATCCTAGACTAGGTAAAAAAATGCTTCGTTACAGCCAACTGAATTTCCAAAAAGGAGAAGAAACGATGTTTGGAGCAAAGGGGACAATAGTATCGATGCCATTTTGAGGCGCTCGGCGTCACCCGCAAAAGAGTGTAAGCTACGAAAAGAACAATTTCGCTGTCGTTTTTGCCACAACCACTGTAGTAGTGGTtgtggatcggctgtagtaagcgaagtaaaaaaaacagcaacatgcGGACTTCGACATTCTCGAGATCACGACAGCAAGCCACGAAAGGGTTTGGACGGTTCAAAGACAATTTCGAAATCGCGAGACAAGCTTTAAAGTGGACACCGGGTTACAGACGAGCCTGTTTCCCATGTCAATTTACCACCGACTAAGGGGAGAAGAGTGGGATGCAACGAATTAAGTGCTGCGGGCACATAACGGCAGTACCATATTGTGCTGAACGAGTGAACGAGCCCGCGACTGGGTCAGTCCTTTAGTTCTggcaaagaaaaaagatggcacaTTAAGAGTGCGCATGGACCACGGAGCTTTGAACACCTTCATCAAGCGGCAGCATTTCCCACTTCCTAGGCGCGAGGGTTTGGAAGCTAGTTTGACCAATGACATGCACTCCACTGTCTTGACCAGAACTATGACGATCCTCAGAGACCACTTGAAGAGTGGACATCCAAGATTTGCACCTTTTTTCACTGTTTGTAAGATGCGGTTTCTTGCGTCTGCCCTTTTGTATTTCATCCGCACCTGTGGTATTTCAACAAGCCATCCTTCAAGTATTCGACAGCCGAGGCGTGCTAGTATACATTGACGTCATTTTAGTTTGCGGTTCCAGTAAGCAAGGACACAGTGAGCGGGTTCACAGAAGTTCCTAAAGCTGCCGAGAAAGCAGGATTGACTTTCAACGCGCAGAAATGCGTGTTCGGTGTGAAAtcagtgaaatttgttgcaggcGTCATATGCCGAACGGGCATATCGCCTGACCCAAAGCTAGTCAAGAACTTGGCGAAAATCGCGATAACAAAGTACAAGACTCATGTCAAGCGGATGCTGGGGGTGTTTAACTATTTCGGCAAATTCGCGCCATAATTATCCGAGCGAACGAAGCTTTCACAAGAGCTCAGCCAGTTCCCGGCAGAGTTCCAATGGACAGACAACTACGCGCAAGAGTAGAAAATCTTAACCAAAATGTTTACTACCCCTCCTCTGCTTCCAATCTTTGATCCGCAACGAggaactacactctaaaaacaaagagagttccacgcactctctttgagggagtaactGGTTGTTCCATTTTTAATTCTCTTTTCAAGAGTAGATCGACTCTCTTTGAAacagagtaggtcaactcctcctgacagagttttgttactccaccgcaaacGAGTGCTAGTACTATTCCGCAgaatgctaatactctccccacagggagtgctagtactcttcagAGTGCTAATACTCCCTCCACAGGGGTTGTAGTACTCTCGAAGACTGAGTGCTTCTACTCCCCCAGACAGAGTGCTTTCACTCCTCCataacagagtgctagtacttttcccaatagtgtgaaagcacaaTGTAGATCCCTGGTCATCTTAGAAGGAATTCGCAATATTTACATGTGCGGAATATTTGATTCCAAGATGAGCAGCTCCTGCATTTATGCTTGGcgaatgggatgtaatctgttgtcgccgagttactcaaacGAAACATATTCTCTCTCATAAGGCGAAAATCTTTATTTATCAGTCACAAGAGAAACTGAATAATGGTTTGAAAAACATACTGAGAAACACATAAAATCTGATTACAATGATGTCCATGACAAAGCTTTTTGTGCACAAACAgagacgaagaataggagcaacacaaggacgagcgtttTCTAACAACTGCTTTTTATTTTAGAAGAACCTCCTGCTTAGATACGCACAGATATGCGCGAtattgtctagaaagcgctcgtccttgtgttgctcctattcttcgtccctgctTGTTTGCGCAGAAAATgctttaagatgaatctgttccaactaggccgactcgcagtcgtGCCCATGAATTTTAAAACCTATAttgtaataaaacaaaagtacattCTCAAAAATTTCATCAGTATTGCAGCGCAGAAATATCGTTTAATTCAATTGGCTCCAGCTTCTCAAAAATAAAGCGTTCAATGAAAAGTTTAACGTAGAACAAACTTGTGCAAACTCACAAAGCattgacactatgatcgaagagaaatatgcgctaCATTACTGGCCACCAAAGGCACTTCTGGCACAAAATGCATGTACTTATATGGCTGAGGTTACCACATGgggagctgctaagcatggggctggtaatgtagcTAAATTTGCAAGAAACTTGTctttgtgtgccatattctaaaaCAGCAACTCATTTGATGATATCCTGTACAGCGTacggatgttcctgactgagagtacagtgcatttgtAAATGTGCTGTacattctcatgtgaggccgcagctcaagctagctttgcttatatttcataTAAAGTTATTCATGTGTGGGCTGCGCCCCGTTCtttctaagtgtgtcttgtcgtggttctgcagcaatatcctgcccggttTCAAAGCAgtacagaggcgtatcatatttcctattcggttggcctcctcacgttaagtagtttcctggtgctatTAGGATTCATCCGTTACACTTACTCACTGTCATATGTAAGTGCCGCGAGTCGCCCCTAGAAGATCGGAGCGGCCACCAAGCTCCGTGAACGACGAGGAAGACAacgggtgcacgagcacggcGGCACGAGGGCGCGCTCGCGGTGTTCGAACCAGGCGGGCAGCAGCTCCGAGCTCCTGGGCGGAACGAGGCGAGGTCTCCTGCCAGGCGAGACGTCCGTGGCAAGGTGCGGAGGACCGCGGAGCCAAGCGTGGACGTCCCAGGGCCCCTGCTGCCAGTGCTCGAGACGCTGGCGGACCCGAGGGCCGCCGATCCCTGTGCTGTCGCACCTGAGCTGTGCCGAGCAGCGTTTCAGTCTGGCACAGTTGCTGCTGTGCTAGACGAGGTCCTCACGTGCGATCGCCGCACGTGGATTGCGAGCGGCGCACGAGCTGGGCACCGAGGTCGTGCTGGAAGTGCGACTGTAGCACATCGGTCGCGAGCGGCGTCCGAGCCGGACATCGAGGACGTGTGGAACAAGGcgtcccctggctgctgccgcgGCGGCTTCCGAGCGTGCCGCGCCCGAGAACCGTGCTGAACGGGGCCTGAGTGCGTGGTCGTCACGGCCAGCTCCAGCACGGGTGGCCGCACGGTGCGCTGACGACCGAACTGTGAGCTTCGCAACGcgggactgtttcagcccgtGGACACACTGACTGCAGTTACGCTGTCATCAACTCTCTGTACATATTCATATTTTATAGGTTGCTCTGAGTTTTATAAACGCACATAAatgactctctgtctttcttccgtatcactgcgcactagcgaaagtgccgaacagtcctaatcaccacaatttctggcgtccgcgacaggactaaGCTCTACTTCCATCCTTAAGAGCCGCACTTCGCTTGTGTGCAGTGGTCGGAAATGGACTGGGAGAAATTTATTCCGATAGGCAAGGAGCTTGGCTTGTCTGGTAAAGAACTAAGAGAGTGGATTGATGAGCAGCTTAACAGAGAACGCGATAAACAAGCTGAGGACAGGGAAACAGCGCGAGTAGCCCATGAACAGGAGATCGCTCGACTGACGGCGGAACGAACTTTGCTAGAGACTAGATGTCGTCTTGCAGAGCACGCGTCTGGAACGGTCGGAACCGGAAGCGACCGCGGGGAAAGCAGCGGTGGAGCATTTAGAAGTCCCCACAAGCTTATTCCTCCCTACAACGAGAGCCGCGACGAACTCGACGCGTACATACAGCGCTTCGAGCGGGTAGCCACGAGCCAAGGATGGCCGAGCGACAGGTGGGCGCTATCATTAAGCTTGTGTTTGTCAGGCGAAGCCTTGAGCGTGATCGGACGCATGGCTGCGGAGGATGTCACAGACTATCCAAAGCTGAagcaaactttattgcaaaggttCCGGTATACGGAAGAAGGATACCGTCAAAAGTTTCGGGAAACTAAGCCTGAGAATTCCGAGACAGGGCGGCAATTTGCTGGTCGACTGCTTGGGTACTTCGATCATTGGCAGCAGATGGCAAAAACAGAGAAAACATATGACGCATTAAGAGATAAGATTGTTTCGGAACAGTTTTTGCTACGTTGCGATGAGAGGCTCGCCATCTTCCTGAAAGAGCGAGGATGCCGCGGCCTCGACAAGCTAGCCGTAGCGGCTGACCATTATTTGGAGGCGCAAAACCTGACAAACATCGCCAGAGGAAAAGAGAGAGGGATTAGTAAAGCAGCCCTGCAAAGCAAGAATTCCGAAACAGAGGCCAGGAAGGGAAAGGTTGAGTGCTTTCTGTGTAGAAAGCAAGGACACCGTGCTGCAGATTGTTGGACGCGGTCAAAAGGACCGAAGTCCTCGTCTTGCTGGAAAAGCACGAAACATGGATATAACGCTGACGAATGCCCGAACAGAAACGGCAGCAACACGGAGGCGTCTGGTGCCATTACTAGCTGTGACCGGATGCCTGCCAACCGGAACGAAGCAAGTCCGGCTCCTACCTCTAAATATGAGGATAAAACAAGGCCCCCTGTAAAAACATATGGAGAAGACATCTGCCTTGGTCTTCAGGCGCAAGAGACGCCGACGGCAACCGGATATCTCGATGACCATACTGTGACGGTGCTGAGAGATTCCGGATGCAATACTGTGGTTGTCAGACGTTCGCTGGTACCGGAAAAGAGTTTCACCGGTATCATGCGCACCGTTTACCTTTTGGATGGTTCATGTAAGCAGCTTTCAGAGGCAAAAGTCTACGTAGACTcccctttctttcgaggaacgaCACTGGCACTCTGCATGGAAAAGCCACTCTATGATGTTGTACTTGGGAACATCGACGGGGTGGTCGACCCTATTGGTTTCAACACGCCACATGACTCGGCTGATGTGTCCAAACTGCACAAGAAGTCAGCAGCAGAGGAGCCTGTTCAGTACCAAAGCGTGTCCCAAGATAAAGCTACCTTGAGGGCAGCGTCAACAAGGGGACCCAAGGAAACGAAGCTACCCGTTGCTGCATCGAACGCACTAGAAGTGGATCCACAAGTTCTGGAAGAGTTGCAGAGAGCAGACCCTACCTTGGAGGGGTGTTTTTCGTCGATAGGGAAGTCAACGACGAAGCGATCAGCAAAAGTCGAGTATGTTTGTATCAAGGGAATACTTTACCGACACTACAGATCGCTGACGAGGAAGGAAGTCGACCAACTGATTGTTCCCCAAAGCCTCCGCCAGTTCGTCCTTAAGATGGCGCACGAAGGAGTTTTGGCAGGCCACCAAGGTATTAAACGCACCACTGACAGGATACTGGAAGAATTCTATTGGCCAGGTGTGCAGGCTGAGGTAACACGATATGTGCGCTCTTGTGACATCTGTCAGCGCACTGTTCCGAAACACCTAGTCGGACGTGTCCCCCTAGGGAACATGCCGGTGATTGACACGCCGTTCCAACGTGTGGCAATTGATATAATCGGGCCACTCTCACCGACGTCGGCAAAAGGAAACCGCTATATCCTAACAATGGTGGACTGCGCAACACGCTATCCTGACGCCGTTGCATTACCAAGCATTGAAACAGAGAGGGTAGCAGAAGCCTTGGTGGAGATGTTCTCGCGTGTGGGAATACCACGAGACATCGTGAGCGACAGAGGCCGATCCTTCACTTCAAGTGTAATGCGAGAACTAAGCAGACTACTGCCCTTCCGACATCTGCCGACAACCCCATACCACCCTATGGCGAACGGCCTTGTTGAGCGTTTTAATGGCACGGTAAAGCAAATGATACGACGCATGTGCCAGGAAAGCCCAAAGAATTGGGACAGGTACTTGGCGCCATTATTATTTGCTTACAGAGAGGTGCCTCAGTCTAGTCTCGGCTTTTCTCCGTTCGACCTGCTCTATGGTCGATACATTAGAGGGCCAATGGCCATACTAAAGGAATTATGGACACAAACAACTCTTGATGAAGAAACAAAGACCACATATGGTTACGTTATGGAGCTTAGCGAACGGTTACAGGAAACGTGCAGAATCGCTCACGAGGAGCTGCGGAAAGCTAAGCTGACACAAAAGAAATATTGCGATCGCAAAGCGAAGTCACGTCAGCTCTGCGCCGGAGACAAGGTGTTGTTACTCTTACCTTCCGATAACAACAAACTAATACTAACCTGGAAAGGCCCATTCACTGTAGTGGAAAAACGTAGTGAAATCGACTATGTAGTTGATCTTGGCAACCGCACCAGTCTGTTCCACATCAATCTCCTGAAAAAATATGAGGAGAGACCACTTTCGACGGACACCGCGGGACGCGCGGCTGTCACGTTGCAGAAGGAACAACTAGAAGAGGACCCGGAACTACCATTCCTCTCACTTCACCAGCGCGAGACCTACCGTGACGTCAAAGTCGCTGACACCTTGGATATTAACCAGAAGACGCGGGTCGAACAAATTCTGTCGAACTACCAAGACATCTTTTCGGACGTTCCGGGCAAGACGAACTTGGTTGCGTGCAAGCTCACGACAACAGCTACAGAGCCGGTGAACGTGCGCCAATACCCGATACCATTTGCTGTGCAACAGGCAGTAGAGGAAGAAGTGCAGCAGATGCTGGCGCAGGGGATTATTGAACCATCGGACTCACCCTACCACTCGCCTGTTGTCgtggttaaaaagaaagacggcagtaTGCGCCTCTGCATCGATTTCCGGCAGCTAAACAAAGTAGTCGTCATGGACAATGAGCCTATTCCACGAGTCGACATGATGTTCGCAAACTTAGGGAAGGCTCGCTATTTCTCCAAGTTTGATTTTACcaaagggtactggcaggtaccaaTGCATTCGGACTCGAAACATATGACAGCTTTTCAGTCAATGTGAGGCCTTTACCAATTCCGCTTCATGCCCTTTGGTATTAAACCAGCGCCTGCAGTGTTCACTAGGCTCATGCGAAAGGTTGTGGCTGGTATTTCTCATGTATATCATTACTTCGATGATGTGCTTATAGCCACAGACACGTGGGAGACGCACGTAACGACACTAGAATGTTTCTTCCGGCATGTGTGGCGTGGCCACCTCACAATCAAGCCATCCAAAAGTGAAGTTGGTTCAACTTCGGCGAAGTTCTTGGGCCACATCGTGGGACATGGGGTCTTGCGACCGCAACTGGAGACACTTGAAAAGATAAGAACTGCAAAAAGGccgcaaacaaagaaagaagtccGTTCCTTTCTTGGCCTTACCGGTTACTACCGTGACTTCGTACCCAACTATTCCAATGTGTCTCATCCTTTGACAGAGCTCACTCGAAAACGCGCGCCGAACAAGGCAATATGGGAACAACGTCACCAGGTCGCTTTTGACGAACATCGACGATTGTTGTCCACCAATCCCATCTTAAAGTCTCCTGACCTAGAGAATAAATTTATTCTCCGCACAGACGCATCGTCTACCAGTGTGGGAGCTGTACTCATGCAGTGTCATGAAGGCGTTCTTCATCCTGTCGCCTACGCAAGCAGGAAGCTCCTTCCGCGGGAGACACGCTACTCTACCGTGGAGCGAGAGGGCCTTGCTCTCGTGTGGGCTATTCAGAAATTCCACGTCTATCTCTTCGGCAAGCAGTTTGTACTTCAGAGCGACCACCAGCCGCTCGCCTACATTAGCTCGGCCAAGCACACGAACAGCCGGATACTCCGCTGGAGTCTAATACTAATGGAGTACGACTTCACGGTGGAATATATAAAGGGTAGTGAAAATGTAAGTGCTGACTACATGAACCGAGTGTGAATTACATCGTGAAGTGTGCCTACTGCATTTATTGCGTTTGTAAACACTTCAGGAACTACTACTGCGCGTGTGGAAAGACTTTTGCATGTGAACACATTGCGCCTTACAGACTGTGAACTTTGACCATGTACGTGCTTTGGAAAGTTGTTTTCATGAAACAACTTCTTAAAGTGGGGGGTGAAATGTCATATGTAAGTGCCGCGAGTCGCCCCTAGAAGATCGGAGCGGCCACCAAGCTCCGTGAACCACGAGGAAGACAacgggtgcacgagcacggcGGCACGAGGGCGTGCTCGCGGTGTTCGAACCAGGCGGGCAGCAGCTCCGAGCTCCTGGGCGGAACGAGGCGAGGGCTCCTGCCAGGCGAGACGTCCGTGGAAAGGTGCGGAGGACCGCGGAGCCGAGCGTGGACGTCCCAGGGCCCCTGCTGCCAGTGCTCGAGACGCTGGCGGACCCGAGGGCCGCCGATCCCTGAGCAGTCGCACCTGAGCTGTGCCGAGCAGCGTTTCAGTTTGGCACAGATGCTGCTGTGCTAGACGAGGTCCTCACGTGCGGTCGCCGCACGTGGATTGCGAGCGGCGCACGAGCTGGGCACCGAGGTCGTGCTGGAAGTGCGACTGTAGCACATCGGTCGCGAGCGGCGTCCGAGCCGGACATCGAGGACGTGTGGAACAAGGcgtcccctggctgctgccgcgGCGGCTTCCGAGCGTGCCGCGCCCGAGAACCGTGCTGAACGGGGCCTGAGTGCGTGGTCGTCACGGCCAGCTCCAGCACGGGTGGCCGCACGGTGCGCTGACGACCGAACTGTGAGCTTCGCAACGcgggactgtttcagcccgtggacacactgactgcagttacgctgtcatcaactctctgtatatattcataTTTTATAGGTTGCTCTGAGTTTTATAAACGCACATGAatgactctctgtctttcttccgtatcactgcgcactagcgaaagtgccgaacagtccTAATCACCACACTCACAAATAAATAACTATAAATTTGGAATATTATCTactgtgtagcaaatgagtataaaattTCAAAGAGCATTGGCATCAAAATCGCGCGCATCAAGTTTCTTGTCGTATATGGTGGCTTTTCATTGCCATTatggtaagaatgctatacttctgaggagcagcttgcataattacatgatcagttattgtgactcgttgaaaatgcaatctaactaaagtatagcatgggttccgatgtgaaccaaaaatcagatgtgatgaatgtcatgcatcaaaggcgacgtaagcataagtacaggcagagcagtgcacgaaaaagacaaaccaAAAAACGAATAATAAATTCAGAAAGGCACtatcctgtttcacatatcccttccatgcacggGGATTTTGCACGCGACTATACATATACATGCACAATGAACCAattacctgaaaccaaagctttttttttttctactgatgtggttaagatgcgctaaagtaagaaaaattatcgcccttcacagaatcttcgtgtcaaaacaagtacatatgtgtctgggAAGATTAATACATCACCTCACTTGTGCAGTCAATCTCAAGTCCAAAAAATTACTATGTGCAAAATGCTTTAATCTTATTTTGTCTTAAAAAATATGTCTACAGAAGCCgtgaaactaaggggcttttgcttaatACTATATGTCCACATCcaccaattgatgaacaagtgttctactcagatgctctcagttcttttcattgaacgcatctctacctccactagcatacttggttggtaagtagattgagtcaccctaatcgaaatatcaaatacctgccagaagctatCGTATCACTATTTCGCAAAAGGCGCAACCGCAATCTTACTTTAAAATAATTTTTAGCAGCAAATGACTCTCtggcttctaagacgtaaggtgtgcGCGACATTGTacagttaaaggccttaattgctccttgctttcagATTAAGAGGCACGAgcagttctaatgaactggtttcatGAGCATGCACATAAAAGATAATGGCTTCTTAAACACGAGATTCTCTtaccccaatgcttcccctttctggaacctgaaaggaagccatacttctaaaattagtgtaaaaatagataaaagggaCGGCACGAcaatctgtctgcttcatgtcagcgtTTAAAATTCAAAatgacagtggtttgtatttgcccCTTTGCATTCACATGCTAGTAAATGTAAGCTATGAAAGCTGTTGAATATATGTAAGCAGCCAACGAAGCATGAGCTGTTGGTTTTTATAGTGAACGCAGGCACCACGCTCATTGCAAGTATATATCATGtgactaagcaaatatgcaatttcattgtatcaCTATTTTTTATCACATCAATATATCTCTTGAGAGGCAAAACAGAAAGCAGCCACTTCTCACAAatctaatcagctttttttaaacatatttctaacttttcaatggcacttgctcctatgtgtgtgtccagagagcatacttgattttgactttcgcATCAGacacattacataaatataccatggtacacccaatataccgaCATTCCAGTTTTCTCGTGGAAATTGCATGCCTCATTATGAAACACTTGTTCTCAAATCACGGAAATTTTATTCTGTGTCTGCTATTGTCTGCCTCGCGGTGACGTTTCCTCATATTTACCTTTTTAGATTCACTTCTGGAATTTGGTAACTATTATAAATATCAAATAATTTTAGGCGGCGATTTTCGTATTAATTTACTTGCAGATAACCATGATAAAGCTGCCTTTGAGTCTCTATTAGATATACACAATTGCTAAAATGTAATAACTTCACCAATGAGGCtcacaacaacaacagaaactcTTCTTGATCTCATCATTACAAATGTTGATTTGCACCGTGTGGACTCTGGCATTTTAAAGTAATGCCTCATCGACCATCTTCCAATATTTACTTCTGTATATGAATCTGCTAAATGTATTGACCACTCTACGCCAGTAGCACACTTTTCTTACAGATCAACTAACCCTGTCGCATTAACCACTTTTCGTGAATATATTGCCCAGGTAAGCTGGGAGGATGTTTTGAGTGAATGTGAATCGCCTACGACAAGTTCTTAGAAAAAATTAGATCTATCTACAATTGATGGTTTAGACAAAAAACATTTACCTGACCAAAGAACGCTCGTAAGCCATGGTTAACTACTGATATTTTGCATCTAATAAGAAAACGAGAGCTGCTATTCAAAACATTCATTCAAACTAGATGTCCTCATACGCttagtatttaaaaaaaaaacttagaaatCATGTCACTAAAGAACTTCGTGCTGCTAAAAACAGGTACCATTATAACCACTTAATTTCGAGCCGACGCTCTGGCGACAATGGGGACATGTGGCGCAAACAAAACACGATATTTGACAAAAATACTGAACCTATCACAAATATACTGAATGATAACGTGGAACTTTCTGGAGCAGAACTAACAAACGCATTCAATAATTCCTTTCTTTCTAATCTCCCATCATCATCTGGAGATGACAGCCTGTCTTACATGCAGTCGCGCGGCGACCACACAATGTTTCTGCGTCCAGTATCTGAATGGGAGGTTATTAGAACGTACACCAGTTTAAAAAACAGCACCGCCACAGATATGCTGGATCTGCAGATAAAAGCTGTAAAATTCGTTATATACTTGATGGCACATTGCTTAACGCGTATTATTAATAATTGTCTTTCATGTGCGGTATTTCCtcgtaaaatgcaatgtgcaaaaATCACAGCAATCTACAAACAAGGTGTTAGCAATGATATTACAAACTACCGTCCAATCTCTATCTACCATTCTTTTCAAAATGTcctgaaaaaattattttcacgCGTTTAATTTCGTTTACTGATCGGTACAACGTGCTAACTGGCTCGTAGTACGGCTTCAGGAAGGATAAATCTACAAAGCTGGCGTTGCTCATGCAAAAAGAAATCATGCGTGAAATGTTTGAAAGTCAGAGCTTGGTCTTTGGTATCTTTCTAGATTTCACAAAAGCATTCGGTCATATTAATCACAACATACTTGTGAAAACATTGGAGCACTATGGCATTCGAGGAAAAGCTATGCCACTCATTTCATCATACCTACAGAATCGGTCACAGTTTGTCATGATGAATGGTCACTCTTCTTTAGCCAAACCAGTTATttcaggtgttccacagggaagcATTATGGGTCATTTTCTCTTTGTTCTTTACACTAATGATATTGTTCATATTGATCATATCGCCAAGTTATattatacgctgacgatactaGCCCATTTTTACCGGCTAGGATGTCGCATGCCTATCTTTTCGCACAAGTGAAACACTTCATCGCATTCACATGTGGCCTACAAATAATGAATTCAAGCTAAACATTAGTAAAACCGAAGCAGTTCTGTTTCATCGACGAAACAAATTCTGCGAAATTTTGCGACTACTGCTAAACGATTTCGAAATAGAAGTTGTAGAAAGTTTTAAACCCTTGGCGTAATTTTCTCCAATAATCTGTCCTGGGATGCTCACAACAATTACCTAACGAAAAAACTGTCCAAAGTAATCATGCGGCCTCATGCGTCGACATTGCCTTACGTTCCTTCTTTCTATTAACAATATTTTGTACAATGCTCTATTTTCTTGTAGGCTAAACTATGGTGCGCTAGTTTGCGGAACAAGaactaaagaaaatataaagaaac
Above is a genomic segment from Dermacentor andersoni chromosome 8, qqDerAnde1_hic_scaffold, whole genome shotgun sequence containing:
- the LOC140212960 gene encoding uncharacterized protein, which translates into the protein MAAEDVTDYPKLKQTLLQRFRYTEEGYRQKFRETKPENSETGRQFAGRLLGYFDHWQQMAKTEKTYDALRDKIVSEQFLLRCDERLAIFLKERGCRGLDKLAVAADHYLEAQNLTNIARGKERGISKAALQSKNSETEARKGKVECFLCRKQGHRAADCWTRSKGPKSSSCWKSTKHGYNADECPNRNGSNTEASGAITSCDRMPANRNEASPAPTSKYEDKTRPPVKTYGEDICLGLQAQETPTATGYLDDHTVTVLRDSGCNTVVVRRSLVPEKSFTGIMRTVYLLDGSCKQLSEAKVYVDSPFFRGTTLALCMEKPLYDVVLGNIDGVVDPIGFNTPHDSADVSKLHKKSAAEEPVQYQSVSQDKATLRAASTRGPKETKLPVAASNALEVDPQVLEELQRADPTLEGCFSSIGKSTTKRSAKVEYVCIKGILYRHYRSLTRKEVDQLIVPQSLRQFVLKMAHEGVLAGHQGIKRTTDRILEEFYWPGVQAEVTRYVRSCDICQRTVPKHLVGRVPLGNMPVIDTPFQRVAIDIIGPLSPTSAKGNRYILTMVDCATRYPDAVALPSIETERVAEALVEMFSRVGIPRDIVSDRGRSFTSSVMRELSRLLPFRHLPTTPYHPMANGLVERFNGTVKQMIRRMCQESPKNWDRYLAPLLFAYREVPQSSLGFSPFDLLYGRYIRGPMAILKELWTQTTLDEETKTTYGYVMELSERLQETCRIAHEELRKAKLTQKKYCDRKAKSRQLCAGDKVLLLLPSDNNKLILTWKGPFTVVEKRSEIDYVVDLGNRTSLFHINLLKKYEERPLSTDTAGRAAVTLQKEQLEEDPELPFLSLHQRETYRDVKVADTLDINQKTRVEQILSNYQDIFSDVPGKTNLVACKLTTTATEPVNVRQYPIPFAVQQAVEEEVQQMLAQGIIEPSDSPYHSPVVVVKKKDGSMRLCIDFRQLNKVVVMDNEPIPRVDMMFANLGKARYFSKFDFTKGYWQCHEGVLHPVAYASRKLLPRETRYSTVEREGLALVWAIQKFHVYLFGKQFVLQSDHQPLAYISSAKHTNSRILRWSLILMEYDFTVEYIKGSENVSADYMNRV